The Humulus lupulus chromosome 7, drHumLupu1.1, whole genome shotgun sequence region ttttctctaagggacagagctagagcttggctcaatACACTTTCTTCCGACTCAGTGACTACGTGGCATGAGCTAGTTGAGAAATTTttgatgaagtactttcctccAACGAAAAATGCTAAGTTTCAAGACCAGATTATTTCTTTTCAACAGTTGGAGGATGAGTCGGTATGTGATGCTTTGGAGAGGTTCAAGGAGTTATTGAGAAAGTGCCCACATCATGGTATTCCACATTGTATTCAAATGGAGACTTTTTATAATGGTCTCAATGCCTTCACACGCATGGTTTTGGATGCTTCAACAAATAGGGCTATGTCCTATAATGAAGTATATGAGATTTTGGAGAAAATTGCCAACAATAATTATCAATCATCTAATGCTAGAGCCCCAATGGGAAGGAAAGTAGCGGGTATTCATGAAGTAGATGCTTTGACCGCTCAAGTTTCATCTATGACCAACCTTTTGAAGACCATGAGTATGGGGGTAACTTACAACCAGCTCCTATGGGTCAAGTAGCAAAGGTCTCTcgtgtttattgtggagatgggcataCATTTGATAGTTGTCATCTAATCCCGCTTCGGTTTGTTATGTGGGGAATCAAAATTCCATCCGCAACAATCCTTACTCCAACTCTTATAATCTGGGTCGAAGGAATCATCCAAAATTTTCTTAGGGTGGTCAAGGGGCTAGTTCAAGTGGTGCATCCATTGCAAACAAGCCTACTTATCCACCAGTTTTTTGCTCAACAACAACCAAGggctcaacctcctccttcacaAGTATCTCAAACAAGCTCTTTGGAGAATTTGACGAAAGAgtatatggccaagaatgatgcAATGATTCAAAGTCAAGCAGCATCTTTGAGGAACCTAGAGATTCAAATGGGATAGCTATCCAATGAGTTGAGGAATAGACCACAAGGcactcaacctcctcctccacaAGTATCTCAAACAAGCTCTTTGGAGAATTTGACGAAACAgtatatggccaagaatgatgcAATGATTCAAAGTGAAGCAGCATCTTTGAGGAACCTAGAGATTCAAATGGGATAGCTAGCCAATGAGTTGAGGAATAGACCACAAGGCACCTTGCCTAGTGATATTGAAAATCCAAGGAGAGATGGTAAGGAGAATTGCAAGGCAGTTACCTTGAGGAATGGTAAAAATCTAGAGTTTAATGAGAAAATATTTAGGAGCAAAAATGAGCCCACTTCAGTCCAAAGTAGTGTGGAAAGGGAGAAAGAGTTAGGAGTTCGAATATGTCAAATGTTGATCCTGAAGAAaatgctgcagtaattcctccgCAAAATGCATCAGAGAATCTAatgagcaagccacctccaccattcCCTCAATGGTTTGAAAAGTAGCAACAATATGGTCAATTTCGCATATTTTTAGATGTTTTGAAGCAGCTTCACATCAATATACCGatggtggaagctttggaatAAATGCCCAACTACGTGAAGTTTTTtaaggatattttgacaaagAAGAGGAGACTTGGCAAATTTGAAATGGTAGCTTTGACTAAAGATTGTAGTGCTattttgaagaataaaattcctcaTAAATTGAAAGATCTGGGTAGATTTacaatttcttgttctattggtggtagagatgtgtgtagagcactttgtgacttgggggctagtattaatttgatgcccaCATCGATTAtcaagaagttgggaattggagaagcaAGGCCAACCATTGTCACTTTGCAATTAGTAGATCGCTCTATGGCACACCTGGAAGGCAAGATTGAAGATGTACTTGTGCAAGTTGATAAGTTAATTTTTCCGGCGGGTTTCATTATTCTTGTTTATGAAGTAGATAGAGATGTTCCAATaattttggggagaccatttcTTGCCACCAGAAGGACTTTGGTTGATGTTCAAAATGAGAGCTTACTATGAGAGTGAATGACCAACAAGTGACCTCAAATGTGTTCAATTCTATGAAGTTTCCGAATGAGATTGAGGACTCTCTTCTTTGAGTGTGATTGGTGCTATTGTGGCTGAAAAATTGCAAAAAGAAACTTGTAAAGAGGGATTGGGGTGATTTCACTTGAAGATCTTGAATAAATGAGTGAAGAAGAAGAAACCCAAGTTACATGGGTAGAATCCAAGAATCCTTTTACTAAATTTGGAAGGAATTTTGAGTCCTTAGAGTTATCAAAAAGAAATTTCAAGCCTTCCAATCCATCTATTCAAGAACCACCAAAGTTGGAATTGAAGCCTTCGCCTAGTCATTTAAAGTATGCTTATTTGGGTTGTGAAGAGACTTTACCCGTGATTGTTTCTGCGTTGTTGGAAGTTGAAAAAAAGAATATGTTGCTTGATGTGTTGAAGAAATATAAGAAGGTTATTGGTTGGACTATGGTGGATATAAAGGGTATAAGTCCCTCACTTTGTATGCATAAGATTTTGTTGGAGGATTCCTATAGCAACTCTGTTGAACAACAATAAAGGCTTAATCTCATTATGAAGGAAGTGATAAAAAATGAGGTGAATAAGTGGCTTGATGCTGGTATTATATACCCAATTTTAGATAGTCTGTGGGTCAGTCTGGTTCAATGTGTCCCAAGAAAGGTGGAGTCACGGTGGTAGCTAATGATAACAATGAGTTGATTCCCACAAGAATGGTGACAGGTTGGCGTGTTTGTATGGATTATCGGAAGTTAAATAAGGCAATCAGAAAAGATCATTTCCCActgccttttattgatcaaatgcttgatagTTTAGCAGGGAATGAGTATTATTGCTTTCTGGATGggtattcgggctacaatcaaaTTTCTATTGCTTCTGAAGATCAATGAAATACCATTTTTACTTGCCCATATGGGACATTTGCTTTCCGGAGGATGCCCTTGGGGTTATGTAATGCATCTGCTACATTTCAATGTTGTATGATGGCTATTTTTTTAGATATGGTGGAGAAAactcttgaagtgtttatggatgatttttcgatGTTTGGTGAATCTTATGATGCTTGTTTGGCTAATCTTGAGAAAGTGTTAGAGagatgtgaagaaacaaacttggtgcttaattgggaaaaaatgccattttatggtgcaaGAAGGCATTGTATTGGGTCATCGAATTTCTAACAAAGACATTGAGGTAGATATAGCCAAGATTGAAGTCATTGAGAATTTGCCACCACCTACTCCAGTCAAGGGAATTCAAAGTTTCTTAGGGCATGCaggtttctataggaggtttatCAAAGATTTCTCAAAAATCTTTAAGCCTCTTTGTTCTTTACTTGAGCAAAATCGAGCTTTTGAGTTCACCAATGAGTGTCAAGAGGCATTTACAACTTTGAAGAAGGCTCTTGTATCTGCCCCTATTATTGTAGCTCCCGATTGGTCCCTTCCTTTTGAGCttatgtgtgatgctagtgatttTGTTGTAGGAGTTGTACTTTGCCAAAGAAAAGATAAGGTGTTTCATTCCATCTATTATGCAATCAAGAcactaattaattcttaatttaaCTATACTACCACAGGGAAAGAACTTTTGGTTGTGCTatttgcttttgacaagtttagagCATACCTTATTGGGACTAAGGCTGTGGTGTACAGGGACCATTCTACCATCAAGTATCTTATTGCAAAGTAGGATGTCAAACCAAGACTCATTCGTTGGGTATTGCTTCTTCAAGAATTTTATTTGGAAATTCGTGATAGAAAAGGAACCGAGAATCAAGTGGTTGACCATCTTTCTAGACTTGAAGATGATAAGGAGGATAATTTTGATCAGCCAATTAAAGAGACATTACCCAATGAGCAACTCTAGGTGGTGAGACAAGTTTCAATGCCATGGTATGCtgattttgtgaattatttggtgaGTGGGAGGACTCCACCGGATTTTGAAGGGCCAACAACTTAAGAAATTCTTTGATGATGTGAAgtattattattgggatgagccacTTCTGTATAAACAATGTTTGGATCAAGTGATGAGGCGTTATGTTTCAGAAGATGAGGTTCAAAGCATTCTTGAGCATTGTCATTCAGCTCCCTATGGAGGGCACTTTGGTGGGTAGAGAACAGCAGCAAATGTTTTCCAATCGAGGTATTATTGTCCTTCTATTTTCAAGGATGCTCATGAATTTGCTAAAAGATGTGATAGATGCCAACAAGTTGGTAATATTTCAGCATGACAAGAGATGCCATTGAATGTCATCCTTGAAGTTTAGttgtttgatgtttggggcattgactttATGGAACCTTTCCCTCATTCCTTTGGGAATTCGTACATTTTTGTGGCTGTAGATTATATATGAAAATGGGTTGAAGCAATACCAAGTCCCACCAATGATGCTAAGGTGGTGATTAAATTCTTACATAAGCATGTGTTTACTCGCTTTGGTACTCCAAGAGCTCTTATTAGTGATGAGGGTACCCACTTTGTCAACAAGATTTTGGCTGCCACTTTAGCCAAGTATAGTGTGAGACACAAGATTGCTACAACCTACCACCCTTAAACAAATGGGCAAGCGGAGCTATCCAATATAGAAATCAAGGGAATTTTAGAAAAAGTGGTGAATCCTAGTATAAAACATTGGTCTTAGAGATTGGATGATGCTCTTTGGGTGTATAGAACAACTTTCAAAACCCCTTTGGGAATGTCACCTTATTATTTGGATTTGGGGAAAGCTTTCCATTTTCTCGTTGAGTTAGAGCATAGGGCATATTGGGCCACTAAGAAGTTGAATATGGATCTCCAAGTTGCCGGAGAAGCTCATAAATTGCAATTGAATGAGCTAGAGGATATGAGGTTATTCTCCTATGAAAATGTTATGCTTTATAAGGAGAAAACCAAGAGGTTTCATGAAAAGAAAATCTAATCTCGAGTCTTTGAGAAGGGGCATTATGTTTTGCTCTTTAACTCGCATTTGAAGTTGTTTCCTGTCAAGTTGAAGTCCCGCTGGTCAGGCCCATTCACCGTGGTGAAAGCTTATCCCTTTGGAGCAGTTGATGTACGAGAAGATCAATCTGGAATGGAGTTTAAAGTGAATGGGCAATGCTTGAAACATTATTTGGGAGGCAAGGTCGACTGTGAGAAGACCTCCATCACTTTGGAAGATCTTTGAAGTAGTAGTTGTTGTTTTGGGTTATCAAGTGATTCAGGCACTTTCTTAAAGACAACCCAAAAGACAAAAATGTAAAATACTATGCATATAAAAAAACCATATAGATATTTGTTTTTCTAAGTACttttagtttttcatttttt contains the following coding sequences:
- the LOC133792460 gene encoding uncharacterized mitochondrial protein AtMg00860-like, producing MVQEGIVLGHRISNKDIEVDIAKIEVIENLPPPTPVKGIQSFLGHAGFYRRFIKDFSKIFKPLCSLLEQNRAFEFTNECQEAFTTLKKALVSAPIIVAPDWSLPFELMCDARKELLVVLFAFDKFRAYLIGTKAVVYRDHSTIKKGTENQVVDHLSRLEDDKEDNFDQPIKETLPNEQL